The genome window TCTGCACTTTCTTTACTCATTGCATTATCAAATGCGAGAGGCCCGTCAATTATACAACCGGATATTTGATTTCTTTGTGCCATTTTTGATAATATTGCAGCATCAATTGTTGCAGGCATCTTTTCATTAACTGTTTCTACAGCTCCTATTACTGCAACTTTCGGTTTTAAATACCCGATTTTATGCATGTATTTTACAGCATTGGAAATTATTCCGATTTTTTCTTTAAGTGTCGGAGCAATATTCATAGCAACATCTGTTAATGCTATGAGTTTATGATATTCCGGTATCTCAAAAAAAGCAAAATGAGATAAAAGACTTCCTGATTTTAAACCCCGTTCATCATTCAAGATACCTCTCAAAAGAGTTGCTGTCCCGACATTACCTTTCATTAAAATTTCTGCTTTGCCTTCTTTTACAAGTTTAACACTTTCTGCAACAGCTTCTTCTTTAGTTTCTGTATGTATCAATTCAATATCGTCAAGTTTATAGCCGTTTTCATCACATAATTTTTTTATATCATCTTTGTGTCCAACCAAAACAGGCTCAATGATGTTTTGTTCTTTAGCTTTATAAACTGCATCCAAAGAATGATCGTCAGCAGCCGAAGCCAAAACTAATCGTTTTATTCCGCTGTTTTCTTTATTCTTTAT of Bacteroidales bacterium contains these proteins:
- a CDS encoding bifunctional enoyl-CoA hydratase/phosphate acetyltransferase, with the translated sequence MLKTIAELYIKNKENSGIKRLVLASAADDHSLDAVYKAKEQNIIEPVLVGHKDDIKKLCDENGYKLDDIELIHTETKEEAVAESVKLVKEGKAEILMKGNVGTATLLRGILNDERGLKSGSLLSHFAFFEIPEYHKLIALTDVAMNIAPTLKEKIGIISNAVKYMHKIGYLKPKVAVIGAVETVNEKMPATIDAAILSKMAQRNQISGCIIDGPLAFDNAMSKESAEHKGIISDVAGDADLLMLPNIEAGNVLYKSFAYTGGKLAAVILGATAPIVLTSRSDSEESKLNSIVLAAIS